A single genomic interval of Electrophorus electricus isolate fEleEle1 chromosome 4, fEleEle1.pri, whole genome shotgun sequence harbors:
- the LOC113591705 gene encoding casein kinase I-like isoform X1, with protein sequence MDLRVGSKYRLGRKIGSGSFGDIYLGANIATGEEVAIKLECVKTKHPQLHIESKFYKMMQGGVGIPSIKWCGAEGDYNVMVMELLGPSLEDLFNFCSRKFSLKTVLLLADQMISRIEYIHSKNFIHRDVKPDNFLMGLGKKGNLVYIIDFGLAKKYRDARTHQHIPYRENKNLTGTARYASINTHLGIEQSRRDDLESLGYVLMYFNLGSLPWQGLKAATKRQKYERISEKKMSTPIEVLCKGYPSEFSTYLNFCRSLRFDDKPDYSYLRQLFRNLFHRQGFSYDYVFDWNMLKFGAGRTAEEGDQERRAEEREERIVGGPRGSAARGHAPVQNHSAPNRVRNGPEQPTANPSRLQQSGMNWGNTSPRVTSRAERDRKVSMRLHRGANASSQQVSVPYEHLGK encoded by the exons ATGGATCTGAGAGTGGGGAGTAAGTACCGGCTTGGCCGTAAGATCGGCAGCGGCTCTTTCGGGGATATCTACCTTG GTGCCAACATTGCCACAGGGGAGGAGGTGGCCATCAAGCTGGAGTGTGTGAAAACCAAACACCCCCAGCTCCACATCGAGAGCAAGTTCTACAAGATGATGCAGGGAGGAG TGGGAATTCCCTCTATAAAGTGGTGTGGGGCAGAAGGCGACTATAACGTGATGGTGATGGAGTTGCTAGGCCCCAGTCTGGAGGATCTCTTCAACTTCTGCTCCAGGAAATTCAGCCTGAAGACAGTCCTGCTGCTGGCTGACCAGATG ATCAGTCGCATCGAGTACATCCACTCGAAGAACTTCATCCACCGTGATGTGAAGCCTGACAACTTCCTGATGGGTCTGGGGAAGAAGGGCAACCTGGTCTACATCATCGACTTCGGCCTGGCCAAAAAATACagagacgcgcgcacacaccagcacattccCTACCGCGAGAACAAGAACCTGACTGGCACCGCTCGCTATGCctcaataaacacacacctgggcatag agcagtcTCGGCGTGATGATCTGGAGTCTCTGGGCTATGTGCTGATGTATTTTAATCTGGGATCCCTGCCGTGGCAGGGCCTCAAGGCTGCCACCAAGAGGCAGAAATACGAGCGCATCAGTGAGAAGAAGATGTCCACGCCCATCGAGGTGCTCTGTAAGGGCTACCCTT CCGAATTCTCGACATATCTGAATTTCTGCCGCTCATTGCGATTCGATGATAAGCCTGATTACTCATACCTGCGGCAGCTCTTCAGGAACCTCTTCCACAGGCAGGGCTTCTCCTACGACTATGTCTTCGACTGGAACATGCTCAAATTC GGAGCGGGTCGGACAGCAGAGGAGGGGGATCAGGAACGGAGGGCAGAGGAGAGGGAAGAGCGGATTGTTGGAGGGCCACGGGGGTCAGCAGCACGAGGTCATGCCCCTGTGCAAAACCATTCCGCTCCAAACCGAGTCAGAAACGGCCCAGAACAGCCCACTGCCAACCCCTCCCGCTTACAGCAGTCCGGTATGaattggg GAAACACATCGCCACGGGTGACCTCACGAGCAGAGCGGGACAGGAAAGTGAGCATGCGGCTGCACCGGGGAGCTAACGCATCatcacag caggtcaGCGTGCCATATGAGCACCTTGGAAAGTGA
- the LOC113591705 gene encoding casein kinase I-like isoform X3 gives MDLRVGSKYRLGRKIGSGSFGDIYLGANIATGEEVAIKLECVKTKHPQLHIESKFYKMMQGGVGIPSIKWCGAEGDYNVMVMELLGPSLEDLFNFCSRKFSLKTVLLLADQMISRIEYIHSKNFIHRDVKPDNFLMGLGKKGNLVYIIDFGLAKKYRDARTHQHIPYRENKNLTGTARYASINTHLGIEQSRRDDLESLGYVLMYFNLGSLPWQGLKAATKRQKYERISEKKMSTPIEVLCKGYPSEFSTYLNFCRSLRFDDKPDYSYLRQLFRNLFHRQGFSYDYVFDWNMLKFGAGRTAEEGDQERRAEEREERIVGGPRGSAARGHAPVQNHSAPNRVRNGPEQPTANPSRLQQSGNTSPRVTSRAERDRKVSMRLHRGANASSQQVSVPYEHLGK, from the exons ATGGATCTGAGAGTGGGGAGTAAGTACCGGCTTGGCCGTAAGATCGGCAGCGGCTCTTTCGGGGATATCTACCTTG GTGCCAACATTGCCACAGGGGAGGAGGTGGCCATCAAGCTGGAGTGTGTGAAAACCAAACACCCCCAGCTCCACATCGAGAGCAAGTTCTACAAGATGATGCAGGGAGGAG TGGGAATTCCCTCTATAAAGTGGTGTGGGGCAGAAGGCGACTATAACGTGATGGTGATGGAGTTGCTAGGCCCCAGTCTGGAGGATCTCTTCAACTTCTGCTCCAGGAAATTCAGCCTGAAGACAGTCCTGCTGCTGGCTGACCAGATG ATCAGTCGCATCGAGTACATCCACTCGAAGAACTTCATCCACCGTGATGTGAAGCCTGACAACTTCCTGATGGGTCTGGGGAAGAAGGGCAACCTGGTCTACATCATCGACTTCGGCCTGGCCAAAAAATACagagacgcgcgcacacaccagcacattccCTACCGCGAGAACAAGAACCTGACTGGCACCGCTCGCTATGCctcaataaacacacacctgggcatag agcagtcTCGGCGTGATGATCTGGAGTCTCTGGGCTATGTGCTGATGTATTTTAATCTGGGATCCCTGCCGTGGCAGGGCCTCAAGGCTGCCACCAAGAGGCAGAAATACGAGCGCATCAGTGAGAAGAAGATGTCCACGCCCATCGAGGTGCTCTGTAAGGGCTACCCTT CCGAATTCTCGACATATCTGAATTTCTGCCGCTCATTGCGATTCGATGATAAGCCTGATTACTCATACCTGCGGCAGCTCTTCAGGAACCTCTTCCACAGGCAGGGCTTCTCCTACGACTATGTCTTCGACTGGAACATGCTCAAATTC GGAGCGGGTCGGACAGCAGAGGAGGGGGATCAGGAACGGAGGGCAGAGGAGAGGGAAGAGCGGATTGTTGGAGGGCCACGGGGGTCAGCAGCACGAGGTCATGCCCCTGTGCAAAACCATTCCGCTCCAAACCGAGTCAGAAACGGCCCAGAACAGCCCACTGCCAACCCCTCCCGCTTACAGCAGTCCG GAAACACATCGCCACGGGTGACCTCACGAGCAGAGCGGGACAGGAAAGTGAGCATGCGGCTGCACCGGGGAGCTAACGCATCatcacag caggtcaGCGTGCCATATGAGCACCTTGGAAAGTGA
- the LOC113591705 gene encoding casein kinase I-like isoform X2 yields MDLRVGSKYRLGRKIGSGSFGDIYLGANIATGEEVAIKLECVKTKHPQLHIESKFYKMMQGGVGIPSIKWCGAEGDYNVMVMELLGPSLEDLFNFCSRKFSLKTVLLLADQMISRIEYIHSKNFIHRDVKPDNFLMGLGKKGNLVYIIDFGLAKKYRDARTHQHIPYRENKNLTGTARYASINTHLGIEQSRRDDLESLGYVLMYFNLGSLPWQGLKAATKRQKYERISEKKMSTPIEVLCKGYPSEFSTYLNFCRSLRFDDKPDYSYLRQLFRNLFHRQGFSYDYVFDWNMLKFGAGRTAEEGDQERRAEEREERIVGGPRGSAARGHAPVQNHSAPNRVRNGPEQPTANPSRLQQSGMNWGNTSPRVTSRAERDRKVSMRLHRGANASSQVSVPYEHLGK; encoded by the exons ATGGATCTGAGAGTGGGGAGTAAGTACCGGCTTGGCCGTAAGATCGGCAGCGGCTCTTTCGGGGATATCTACCTTG GTGCCAACATTGCCACAGGGGAGGAGGTGGCCATCAAGCTGGAGTGTGTGAAAACCAAACACCCCCAGCTCCACATCGAGAGCAAGTTCTACAAGATGATGCAGGGAGGAG TGGGAATTCCCTCTATAAAGTGGTGTGGGGCAGAAGGCGACTATAACGTGATGGTGATGGAGTTGCTAGGCCCCAGTCTGGAGGATCTCTTCAACTTCTGCTCCAGGAAATTCAGCCTGAAGACAGTCCTGCTGCTGGCTGACCAGATG ATCAGTCGCATCGAGTACATCCACTCGAAGAACTTCATCCACCGTGATGTGAAGCCTGACAACTTCCTGATGGGTCTGGGGAAGAAGGGCAACCTGGTCTACATCATCGACTTCGGCCTGGCCAAAAAATACagagacgcgcgcacacaccagcacattccCTACCGCGAGAACAAGAACCTGACTGGCACCGCTCGCTATGCctcaataaacacacacctgggcatag agcagtcTCGGCGTGATGATCTGGAGTCTCTGGGCTATGTGCTGATGTATTTTAATCTGGGATCCCTGCCGTGGCAGGGCCTCAAGGCTGCCACCAAGAGGCAGAAATACGAGCGCATCAGTGAGAAGAAGATGTCCACGCCCATCGAGGTGCTCTGTAAGGGCTACCCTT CCGAATTCTCGACATATCTGAATTTCTGCCGCTCATTGCGATTCGATGATAAGCCTGATTACTCATACCTGCGGCAGCTCTTCAGGAACCTCTTCCACAGGCAGGGCTTCTCCTACGACTATGTCTTCGACTGGAACATGCTCAAATTC GGAGCGGGTCGGACAGCAGAGGAGGGGGATCAGGAACGGAGGGCAGAGGAGAGGGAAGAGCGGATTGTTGGAGGGCCACGGGGGTCAGCAGCACGAGGTCATGCCCCTGTGCAAAACCATTCCGCTCCAAACCGAGTCAGAAACGGCCCAGAACAGCCCACTGCCAACCCCTCCCGCTTACAGCAGTCCGGTATGaattggg GAAACACATCGCCACGGGTGACCTCACGAGCAGAGCGGGACAGGAAAGTGAGCATGCGGCTGCACCGGGGAGCTAACGCATCatcacag gtcaGCGTGCCATATGAGCACCTTGGAAAGTGA